The following proteins are co-located in the Herpetosiphon gulosus genome:
- a CDS encoding PaaI family thioesterase encodes MDTLKQAQQLLARMDEREQQLALTLIKRIGKHQAHGAGFTWSLGVVYEDVQPGFSRCSLQIDPGHYNPAGIAHGGVAYSLLDTAMGGAFWTALERPLGCATLELKINYLRPIVDGTIIATAELVERTTRFGILTGRVVNEAGELLALGQGTFAIINYPKE; translated from the coding sequence ATGGACACATTGAAACAAGCTCAACAACTTTTAGCCCGCATGGATGAGCGCGAACAGCAATTAGCCTTGACCTTAATCAAACGCATCGGTAAGCACCAAGCCCATGGAGCAGGTTTTACTTGGAGTTTAGGCGTGGTGTATGAGGATGTTCAGCCTGGCTTCTCACGCTGCTCATTGCAGATCGACCCAGGCCATTACAACCCCGCTGGGATCGCCCACGGTGGCGTAGCCTATAGCCTGTTGGATACAGCCATGGGCGGCGCGTTTTGGACAGCACTCGAACGCCCATTGGGTTGCGCCACGCTTGAATTGAAAATTAACTACCTGCGGCCAATTGTTGATGGAACCATTATTGCCACCGCCGAATTAGTTGAACGCACCACCCGTTTTGGCATTTTAACCGGGCGGGTGGTTAACGAGGCTGGCGAGTTATTGGCCTTAGGTCAAGGCACATTTGCAATTATCAATTATCCCAAGGAGTGA
- a CDS encoding macro domain-containing protein produces MQIILADVQPAMVAAWQQICGDLPNVSIQHGSILDCATDAVVSPANSFGFMDGGIDMLYSRFFGWHVQERLQTIIQQEHYGELLIGNAALVPTDHAKIPYVIAAPTMRVPMILQGTVNPYLACRAVLLLIKHGRLADGQAIADVVKTVAIPGLGTGVGRVEPKICARQIRAAIEEVAAPAFPCSWWEAQAQHQWLYGADPRDLQREE; encoded by the coding sequence ATGCAGATCATTCTGGCCGATGTTCAACCAGCCATGGTCGCCGCATGGCAGCAAATTTGTGGCGATTTGCCGAATGTCAGCATTCAGCATGGCTCAATTCTCGATTGCGCTACTGATGCCGTGGTCAGCCCTGCCAACAGTTTTGGTTTTATGGATGGCGGCATCGATATGCTCTATAGCCGCTTTTTTGGCTGGCATGTGCAAGAACGCTTGCAAACGATCATTCAACAAGAGCATTATGGTGAGTTGTTGATTGGCAATGCTGCGCTTGTGCCAACCGATCATGCCAAAATTCCCTACGTGATTGCGGCCCCAACCATGCGTGTGCCCATGATTTTGCAAGGCACGGTCAACCCCTATTTGGCCTGCCGTGCAGTCTTGCTGTTGATCAAGCATGGGCGTTTAGCTGATGGTCAAGCAATTGCTGATGTGGTTAAAACCGTGGCAATTCCAGGCTTGGGAACTGGGGTTGGGCGGGTTGAACCAAAAATTTGTGCCCGCCAAATTCGCGCCGCAATTGAGGAAGTCGCTGCACCAGCATTCCCGTGCAGTTGGTGGGAAGCTCAAGCCCAGCATCAATGGCTGTATGGGGCTGATCCACGCGATTTACAACGCGAAGAATAA
- the dnaA gene encoding chromosomal replication initiator protein DnaA yields the protein MDTKQIWFTTLGTLQNQILRYDYDTWLKTTSLVSVANDLAVIGAPNVTTKQVIEDRFMSVLRRALGEVLGYQVNVRVIISSATPAPSEPVAVTLSEPSPTTEVAEPSFASFNQPAPMLNQLPLGDPNRSSVLNPRYTFSSFIVGTSNRLAHAACMAVAEHPAQAYNPLFLYGGVGLGKTHLLQAIGNYALDRNPEVNVLYVSSEKFTNDLINAIRRQQTEEFRIRYRNIDILLIDDIQFIAGKEGTQEEFFHTFNTLHGAGKQIVLSSDRPPKAILTLEERLRSRFEWGLIVDVQNPDLETRTAILRAKGETLQVPVSSEVIDFLAQRIQSNIRELEGCLNRVIAYANLNRTPVTVEVASAALADLLDTSRRKRVTADDIFREVSQHYGIDQRAIRGRGRSRNVVLPRQVVMYLLREETDASLVEIGELLGGRDHTTVMHGYNKITDDLTSDARLRNDITSLRQRLYGENAR from the coding sequence TTGGATACAAAACAGATTTGGTTTACTACCCTTGGAACCTTGCAAAACCAAATACTTCGCTATGATTACGATACATGGCTAAAAACCACATCATTGGTCTCGGTGGCCAACGATTTGGCGGTGATTGGTGCACCCAATGTCACCACCAAACAAGTCATCGAAGATCGTTTTATGAGTGTGCTGCGCCGTGCTTTAGGCGAGGTTTTAGGCTATCAAGTGAATGTACGGGTGATTATCAGCAGTGCTACACCAGCTCCAAGCGAACCAGTTGCCGTAACTCTAAGCGAGCCAAGCCCAACAACTGAGGTGGCCGAGCCAAGCTTTGCCAGTTTCAATCAACCTGCGCCAATGCTCAATCAACTGCCCTTGGGCGATCCTAATCGCTCGTCAGTGCTTAACCCACGCTATACTTTTTCCTCGTTTATTGTTGGGACATCCAATCGTTTGGCCCATGCTGCGTGTATGGCGGTGGCCGAACACCCTGCCCAAGCCTATAATCCATTATTTTTGTATGGGGGCGTGGGGTTAGGCAAAACCCACTTGTTGCAGGCAATTGGCAACTATGCGCTTGATCGTAATCCTGAAGTGAATGTGCTCTATGTGTCGTCAGAGAAATTCACCAACGATTTGATCAACGCGATTCGTCGCCAACAAACCGAAGAATTTCGCATCCGCTACCGTAATATCGATATTTTGCTAATCGACGATATTCAGTTTATCGCAGGCAAAGAAGGCACGCAGGAAGAATTTTTTCATACCTTCAATACCTTGCATGGCGCGGGCAAACAAATTGTGCTCAGCTCGGATCGCCCACCAAAAGCGATTTTGACCCTTGAAGAGCGTTTACGCTCACGCTTTGAATGGGGCTTGATTGTCGATGTGCAAAACCCAGATCTCGAAACCCGCACGGCGATTTTGCGAGCCAAAGGCGAGACCTTGCAAGTACCAGTTTCCTCAGAGGTGATCGACTTCTTGGCTCAACGAATTCAAAGCAACATTCGTGAGCTTGAGGGCTGTTTGAATCGGGTGATTGCCTATGCCAACCTTAATCGCACGCCTGTCACGGTTGAAGTTGCTTCGGCTGCCTTAGCCGATTTGCTCGATACCAGTCGGCGTAAACGGGTAACGGCTGATGATATTTTTCGCGAAGTTTCACAACATTATGGCATCGATCAACGGGCAATTCGTGGGCGGGGCCGTTCGCGCAATGTGGTGTTGCCACGCCAAGTGGTGATGTATTTGCTGCGCGAAGAGACCGATGCCTCACTGGTCGAAATTGGCGAGTTGCTGGGTGGGCGCGACCATACAACCGTCATGCATGGCTACAATAAAATTACCGACGACCTCACCAGCGATGCTCGTTTGCGCAACGATATCACCTCGCTGCGCCAACGACTCTACGGCGAAAACGCCCGTTAA
- a CDS encoding M28 family peptidase: protein MIQRLWFQRLLQLGMIISLTGCGATTGTPVANPVQTVAATSAPTIVPLPKPSLTESPQFNGANAMEFAKVQMQWIPRDTGTPGWQANGDWIVQTLLEYGWDVEEQFFNVPENKKGRNIIARRGTGPLVLLGAHYDARRYADNDPDPTKRMQPVPAANDGASGVAVLLELARVLKPERLNEEVWLVFFDAEDNGGIGTWNWTLGSIDLAPKLETTPKAVVIVDMIGDADQQIYLEQSSTPALRAEIWQQAADLGYTTFISETKHHILDDHTAFLQRGFSAADLIDFDYPHWHTTSDTIDKLSASALEAVGRTLEEWLTKN, encoded by the coding sequence ATGATCCAACGCCTTTGGTTCCAACGCTTGCTGCAACTTGGCATGATCATCAGCTTAACTGGTTGCGGCGCAACGACTGGAACACCGGTTGCCAATCCAGTTCAAACAGTCGCAGCTACAAGTGCGCCAACGATTGTGCCTTTGCCCAAGCCAAGCCTAACCGAAAGCCCACAGTTCAACGGGGCAAACGCCATGGAATTTGCCAAAGTCCAAATGCAATGGATTCCACGCGATACGGGCACACCTGGTTGGCAAGCCAATGGCGATTGGATTGTGCAAACCTTGCTGGAATATGGCTGGGATGTTGAAGAGCAATTTTTCAACGTGCCCGAAAATAAAAAAGGCCGCAATATTATCGCCCGACGTGGCACTGGGCCGTTAGTATTGCTTGGAGCGCACTACGATGCTCGCCGTTACGCCGATAATGATCCCGACCCAACCAAGCGGATGCAACCAGTGCCAGCCGCCAACGATGGAGCCAGCGGCGTTGCGGTGCTGCTCGAATTGGCGCGGGTACTCAAACCCGAACGCCTCAACGAGGAAGTTTGGCTGGTGTTTTTCGATGCCGAGGATAACGGCGGAATTGGCACATGGAATTGGACGCTTGGCTCAATCGACCTAGCTCCCAAGCTCGAAACCACGCCCAAAGCTGTGGTTATCGTCGATATGATTGGCGATGCTGATCAACAAATTTACCTTGAGCAAAGCTCGACTCCCGCCTTACGAGCCGAAATTTGGCAACAAGCTGCCGATTTGGGCTACACCACCTTCATTTCGGAAACCAAACACCATATTCTTGATGATCATACTGCCTTCTTACAACGCGGCTTTAGCGCCGCCGACCTGATCGACTTCGATTACCCGCATTGGCACACCACCAGCGACACGATCGATAAGCTCAGTGCCTCGGCATTAGAAGCAGTCGGGCGCACGCTCGAAGAGTGGCTCACCAAGAATTAA
- a CDS encoding M20 family metallopeptidase, with the protein MASRPDFRYVAHTLVEQLITDRRDLHQHPELGFEEFRTAKIVADRLRELGYEVTEGVATTGVLGHIPAQPGGKVAMLRFDMDALPIHEQNDVDYRSTVDGKMHACGHDGHVAIGLGVAAALMQNREALGTGGIKLLFQPAEEGGGGAQKMVEAGAMHNPRPDISLGLHIWAPMPLGKANVRSGPIMASADTFIVEITGKGGHGAQPETTVDSVLVASHMVVALHSIVSRNVHPEQPAVLSVGSVQAGTAHNIIAHNATLTGTIRSYDPEARERLKQRVHEVVQGVAATFGATATLKYDEMCPATICDPAATALVRGAAEAILGAENVDDSVRTMGSEDMSVLLNEVPGCYFFLGGQTLERELGAHPHHHPAFSFDEGVLPLGVAILCEAATRYLNGGNE; encoded by the coding sequence ATGGCTAGTCGTCCAGATTTTCGTTATGTTGCTCATACCTTGGTCGAGCAATTGATCACTGATCGCCGCGATTTACACCAGCATCCTGAACTTGGCTTCGAAGAGTTTCGCACGGCCAAAATTGTGGCTGATCGCTTGCGCGAGTTGGGCTACGAGGTTACCGAGGGGGTTGCAACCACTGGCGTTTTAGGGCATATTCCGGCTCAGCCAGGTGGCAAAGTTGCCATGTTGCGCTTCGACATGGATGCCTTGCCAATCCATGAACAAAACGATGTCGATTATCGCTCAACCGTCGATGGCAAAATGCATGCTTGTGGCCATGATGGGCATGTGGCGATCGGCTTAGGCGTGGCCGCAGCCCTGATGCAAAACCGCGAAGCTCTCGGCACAGGTGGAATTAAATTGCTGTTCCAGCCTGCTGAAGAAGGTGGCGGCGGCGCTCAAAAGATGGTCGAAGCTGGCGCGATGCACAATCCACGGCCTGATATTTCGCTTGGTTTGCATATTTGGGCACCCATGCCGTTGGGTAAAGCCAATGTTCGTTCAGGACCAATCATGGCTTCTGCTGATACCTTTATTGTGGAAATTACCGGCAAAGGGGGCCACGGCGCTCAACCTGAAACCACGGTCGATTCGGTATTGGTGGCTTCGCATATGGTCGTTGCTTTGCATTCAATCGTCAGTCGTAATGTTCACCCTGAACAGCCAGCAGTGCTTTCGGTTGGCTCAGTTCAAGCTGGCACAGCCCACAACATCATCGCCCACAATGCCACCCTGACTGGCACGATTCGCAGCTATGACCCCGAAGCTCGCGAACGCTTGAAACAACGGGTGCATGAAGTGGTGCAAGGCGTAGCGGCAACCTTTGGGGCAACTGCCACCCTCAAATACGATGAAATGTGCCCAGCAACCATCTGCGACCCTGCGGCAACCGCCTTGGTACGTGGCGCGGCTGAAGCGATTTTGGGCGCTGAGAACGTCGATGACAGCGTGCGCACCATGGGTTCAGAAGATATGTCGGTGTTGTTGAATGAAGTGCCTGGCTGCTATTTCTTCTTGGGTGGGCAAACCCTTGAGCGCGAGTTGGGAGCACATCCCCATCATCACCCTGCATTTAGCTTCGACGAAGGCGTATTGCCCTTGGGTGTTGCCATTTTATGCGAAGCCGCAACTCGCTATCTCAACGGGGGCAACGAATGA
- a CDS encoding pyrimidine 5'-nucleotidase: protein MTLRFALYDLDNTLYADSSGLMEQINDRIGLFFQEHLDLAGEEAQRLRQHYYEQYGTTLAGLQKHHGVVETEEYLTFIHQLTLDVLLPDDGTLHVALQALPLQKVIFTNSPREHAVRVLNRLGLHDHFEQIFDIRAFEFLAKPDLNAYHTVLSSLNAQGHECVLFEDTMANLAPAKSLGMTTVLVAPADTQHPFADIIVPNVLAGTLAIHERCGVPLDLAA from the coding sequence ATGACGCTTCGTTTTGCTTTGTACGATTTAGATAACACCCTTTACGCTGACTCATCGGGGCTGATGGAACAGATAAATGATCGGATTGGGTTGTTTTTTCAAGAGCATTTAGATTTAGCGGGCGAGGAAGCCCAACGCTTGCGCCAACATTATTATGAACAATATGGCACAACCTTGGCGGGCTTACAAAAACACCACGGTGTTGTCGAAACTGAAGAATATTTGACCTTTATTCATCAATTAACGCTTGATGTGCTGTTGCCTGATGATGGTACGTTGCATGTTGCGCTGCAAGCCTTGCCCTTGCAAAAAGTGATTTTCACCAACTCGCCGCGTGAACATGCAGTGCGCGTGCTCAATCGGCTTGGCTTGCACGACCATTTTGAGCAGATTTTCGATATTCGGGCTTTTGAATTTTTGGCTAAGCCCGATTTGAATGCTTACCACACAGTTTTGAGTTCGCTAAATGCTCAAGGCCATGAATGTGTGTTGTTTGAAGATACCATGGCCAATCTGGCTCCCGCCAAAAGCCTCGGCATGACTACGGTGCTGGTTGCGCCTGCTGACACCCAACATCCCTTTGCTGATATTATTGTGCCGAATGTATTGGCTGGCACCTTGGCAATCCACGAACGCTGTGGTGTGCCGCTCGATTTAGCGGCCTAG
- a CDS encoding type III pantothenate kinase gives MLITIDIGNTNSKIAAWDGDQMVAHWRLSTQRQKLTDEYAVLVRSLFELRGIAINQIEGCAISCVVPPLTSVFSELSRTYLNVEPVVIGPGIKTGMRLLIDTPRELGADRVANSVAAFRRYGGPVIAIAFGTATAFDVISVEGDYIGGAIAPGIGISADALFRAAAKLYHVELARPPRVIGKNTSHYMQSGIVLGYAGLVEGLVTRMWQELGMRGTVVATGGQAEVIADIIAGETHVIDHVDPWLTHEGLKMIHAMNRQ, from the coding sequence ATGTTAATAACAATCGATATTGGCAATACCAATAGCAAAATCGCCGCATGGGATGGCGATCAGATGGTGGCGCATTGGCGTTTATCAACCCAACGCCAAAAATTAACCGATGAATATGCAGTGTTGGTGCGTAGTTTGTTCGAATTGCGTGGTATTGCGATCAATCAAATTGAGGGCTGTGCGATTTCCTGTGTTGTGCCGCCTTTAACCAGTGTATTTAGCGAGTTGAGCCGCACCTATTTGAATGTTGAGCCAGTCGTGATTGGCCCAGGCATCAAAACGGGCATGCGCTTGTTGATCGATACGCCGCGCGAACTGGGAGCTGATCGGGTTGCCAACTCGGTTGCCGCCTTTCGGCGCTATGGTGGTCCAGTCATCGCGATTGCTTTTGGTACGGCGACGGCCTTTGATGTGATTTCGGTTGAGGGTGATTATATTGGTGGGGCGATTGCCCCTGGCATCGGGATTTCGGCTGATGCCCTGTTTCGCGCTGCCGCCAAGCTCTATCACGTTGAGCTAGCTCGTCCGCCACGGGTGATCGGCAAAAACACCTCGCACTATATGCAATCGGGGATTGTTTTGGGCTATGCAGGCTTGGTCGAAGGCTTGGTCACGCGCATGTGGCAAGAGTTGGGCATGCGTGGGACAGTTGTCGCAACTGGTGGTCAGGCTGAAGTGATTGCCGATATTATTGCTGGTGAAACCCATGTGATTGATCATGTTGACCCATGGCTGACCCACGAAGGCCTCAAAATGATTCACGCGATGAATCGCCAATAG
- a CDS encoding glycosyltransferase family 39 protein has translation MSALSLDQHATEHPRQGLARLIDAWPQLALALIVVLAAALRLANLGELGYVNHYYSAGITSMLQSWHNFFFVAAEPGAAVSIDKPPVGLWLQVASASIFGVNAFGVLLPQILAGLGSIIVLNHLVRRKFGVVAGLVAALSLAVTPVVIATDRNNTIDSVLIFCLLLATWAFIKASETTQWRFLFLGAVLIGIGFNIKMLQAILPLPAIYLFYLVSAKQPWWRTIVQLVVASVVLAVVSLSWAVAVDLTPADQRPYVGSSGDNSVLSLMLGYNGLQRLQGMNAGGGAAGGMRQRGNSTFPQRGNGNFTPPNNQTGANPQPAQPNLGNGNSSPPNQASPNAGRGGSSAIAGGSEEGFDRLFSTPLSKEVSWLLPFGLASLLLLLARGGLDWPVGAKHGAAALWGGWLLTAIIFFSIAGFYHEYYLSMLAAPLAALIGIGVVEFWRWWQANRWAASACLMLAVLASLGLQQTTALAFVEYSWWLGLSVIMVMLGVGVLLWACIRQTSRLAQLAFGGLLIGLLITPSVWSGYTTMNASANQSLPSAYSGVVSGPPNNGGLTVNQTLIDYLQANTQAVEYLLAVPSSMQGSDYVLATGRPVLYIGGFMGIDNVLTKEQLITMVANNQLRYIYWNRNGGNGFGAGSNSQSDLSNWINNSCTIVAGFDTTTQNSGAPGGTSVGPNQTTQNRGGFGAMQISLYDCGNA, from the coding sequence ATGAGTGCACTCTCGCTTGATCAGCATGCCACTGAGCACCCCCGTCAAGGTTTAGCTCGCTTGATTGATGCTTGGCCACAGTTGGCGTTGGCCTTGATTGTGGTTTTAGCGGCGGCTTTGCGTTTAGCCAATTTAGGCGAATTAGGCTATGTCAACCATTATTACAGCGCTGGAATAACCAGTATGTTGCAATCGTGGCATAACTTTTTCTTTGTGGCGGCTGAGCCTGGCGCTGCAGTTAGCATCGATAAGCCTCCAGTTGGTTTGTGGCTGCAAGTGGCTTCAGCCTCTATTTTTGGCGTAAATGCCTTTGGGGTGTTGTTGCCGCAGATTTTGGCTGGGCTTGGCTCGATTATTGTGCTGAACCACTTGGTGCGGCGCAAGTTTGGGGTTGTGGCAGGATTGGTGGCCGCCTTGAGTTTGGCAGTCACGCCCGTGGTGATTGCTACCGACCGCAATAATACGATTGATAGCGTGCTGATTTTCTGTTTGTTGCTCGCGACGTGGGCCTTTATTAAAGCCAGCGAAACTACTCAATGGCGCTTTTTGTTCTTGGGTGCAGTGCTGATCGGCATCGGCTTTAATATCAAAATGCTCCAAGCAATCTTGCCCTTGCCCGCGATCTATCTGTTTTATCTCGTCAGTGCCAAGCAGCCATGGTGGCGCACGATCGTGCAATTAGTGGTCGCAAGCGTGGTTTTGGCGGTGGTTAGTTTATCGTGGGCAGTAGCAGTCGATCTCACGCCTGCTGATCAGCGGCCCTATGTTGGCAGCAGCGGCGATAATTCGGTGCTCAGTTTGATGTTGGGCTATAACGGTTTGCAGCGCTTACAGGGCATGAATGCTGGTGGTGGGGCCGCTGGTGGCATGCGGCAGCGCGGCAATAGCACATTTCCGCAACGTGGCAATGGCAATTTCACTCCACCTAATAATCAAACTGGCGCAAATCCTCAGCCAGCCCAACCAAACCTAGGCAATGGCAATTCCAGCCCACCCAACCAAGCTAGCCCGAATGCTGGCCGTGGTGGTTCCTCGGCAATTGCTGGTGGTAGCGAAGAAGGCTTTGATCGTTTATTTAGCACGCCGCTGAGCAAAGAAGTTAGTTGGTTGTTGCCATTTGGCTTGGCTAGTTTGCTATTACTGTTGGCACGCGGTGGTTTAGACTGGCCAGTTGGGGCTAAACACGGCGCTGCGGCACTTTGGGGCGGTTGGCTGCTGACCGCAATCATCTTTTTCAGTATCGCTGGCTTTTACCACGAATATTATCTTTCAATGCTGGCAGCCCCCTTGGCGGCCTTGATTGGGATTGGCGTGGTCGAGTTTTGGCGCTGGTGGCAAGCCAATCGCTGGGCCGCTAGTGCCTGCTTAATGCTGGCAGTGCTAGCCAGTTTGGGTTTACAACAAACGACGGCCTTGGCGTTTGTTGAGTATAGCTGGTGGCTGGGTTTGAGCGTAATCATGGTTATGCTGGGTGTTGGAGTGTTGCTCTGGGCCTGTATTCGCCAAACCTCACGCCTAGCCCAATTGGCATTCGGCGGCTTGTTGATTGGCTTACTGATTACGCCCAGCGTTTGGTCGGGTTACACCACCATGAACGCTAGTGCCAATCAATCGTTGCCAAGTGCCTATAGCGGGGTTGTTTCAGGGCCGCCCAATAATGGCGGTTTGACCGTCAATCAAACTTTGATCGATTATCTGCAAGCTAATACTCAAGCTGTGGAATATCTCCTGGCGGTGCCAAGCTCGATGCAAGGCTCAGATTATGTGCTGGCAACCGGGCGACCGGTGTTGTATATAGGTGGTTTTATGGGCATCGACAATGTGCTAACTAAGGAGCAGTTGATTACAATGGTAGCGAATAATCAATTGCGCTATATCTATTGGAATCGTAATGGTGGCAATGGCTTTGGTGCTGGCAGCAACAGCCAATCTGATCTCTCAAACTGGATCAACAACTCCTGCACAATTGTAGCTGGCTTTGATACAACCACCCAAAATAGTGGTGCGCCAGGTGGTACGAGCGTTGGCCCAAACCAAACGACGCAAAATCGTGGTGGTTTTGGGGCGATGCAAATTAGCTTATACGATTGTGGCAACGCCTAA
- a CDS encoding CvpA family protein — translation MGLVFNGLLLGIPLGLTVLGASRGIQREAMTLIGILLGALLAELWGPIWGPNNATRFNQDIANTTAWVSIILLLVCTIFIGYGGALLLPSRKQLAQGRSRWFGAGAGLFNGILLLSLILRYGNVYNNDLMVSVWAADSRVAMLFIERFPTMLLVGIVSIAVIVNLRLLQRLIYKIHGKETKPEEKKKAEEKPATPPPPPEPKPPAPDTVNNPILRDLILAEIKKDKPPA, via the coding sequence GTGGGTCTAGTCTTCAATGGATTGTTGCTGGGTATTCCGCTGGGCTTAACGGTTTTAGGCGCGAGCCGCGGAATTCAGCGTGAGGCCATGACATTAATTGGCATTTTGTTGGGAGCCTTGTTAGCCGAATTGTGGGGGCCAATTTGGGGGCCAAATAATGCTACCCGCTTTAATCAAGATATTGCCAATACGACCGCTTGGGTTTCGATTATTCTCTTGCTGGTTTGTACAATTTTCATCGGCTATGGCGGGGCGTTGCTGCTGCCGTCGCGCAAGCAATTGGCCCAAGGCCGCTCTCGCTGGTTTGGCGCTGGTGCTGGCTTGTTCAATGGAATCTTGCTGCTCAGCCTAATTTTGCGCTATGGCAATGTTTATAATAACGATTTGATGGTCAGCGTCTGGGCTGCGGATAGCCGTGTTGCAATGTTGTTTATCGAGCGCTTTCCGACGATGTTGCTGGTTGGGATTGTTTCAATTGCCGTGATTGTCAATCTGCGTTTATTGCAACGCTTGATCTATAAAATTCATGGCAAGGAAACCAAACCAGAAGAAAAGAAGAAGGCCGAGGAAAAACCAGCCACTCCACCCCCACCACCAGAGCCAAAACCCCCAGCTCCCGATACTGTCAACAACCCGATTTTGCGCGATTTGATTTTGGCTGAGATTAAAAAAGATAAGCCACCAGCCTAA
- a CDS encoding phosphotransferase — protein MNAETTWMVNYRLILSDPTDKYLFLLPNTNQLRLPSWQMPLSHFWQDVAHINAWVVAHLGLTTRVLRCIQIDDDFTQHQMTLTYTLLAESIQPIATAAWMLIDQAINDQQVDPSLALLLTKWQTQYKTPTLPLQEVPWYQANWGPAAFAWINRVLAQADIQALGEIQQHRTWNRSSIWQLATTQGRIFFKALPAMFAHEIRLIQYLQAHELNHTPSVLALEPQQAWMLLPDFAAPTLNQSTNLEQWQRSLEAYAQLQIRQIPKREQLAACGLAIRPLSWLIDQIEPLLNDHQAMLLDQSWGLTSAELAQLQAAIPQLKAACCSLQAFNLPDTLEHGDLGASNIIIAAQRTIFTDWSDASISQPFFSLGLLLEGIEQRFSSILNVRETLIQSYLNIWVEQFGLEYAQLRQAYQHAAILTPIHQALTYQHWIKPYLYAPWEMEAMIPAYLRQLISLLEC, from the coding sequence ATGAACGCTGAAACCACCTGGATGGTTAATTATCGCCTGATTCTTAGTGATCCTACTGACAAATATCTCTTTTTATTGCCCAATACCAACCAGTTACGTTTACCTTCATGGCAAATGCCACTCAGCCACTTTTGGCAAGATGTAGCCCATATCAATGCTTGGGTTGTCGCCCATTTGGGCTTAACCACCCGCGTTTTGCGCTGTATACAGATTGATGATGATTTTACGCAGCACCAAATGACCCTTACATACACGCTGCTTGCTGAATCAATCCAGCCCATAGCAACCGCAGCTTGGATGCTCATCGATCAAGCCATTAATGATCAACAAGTTGATCCAAGCCTAGCCCTGCTGTTGACTAAATGGCAGACCCAGTACAAAACTCCAACTCTGCCACTGCAAGAAGTCCCGTGGTATCAAGCCAATTGGGGGCCAGCCGCATTTGCATGGATCAACCGTGTTTTAGCGCAGGCTGATATTCAGGCACTTGGAGAAATTCAGCAACATCGCACTTGGAACCGTTCCAGCATTTGGCAACTTGCCACAACCCAAGGTCGCATCTTTTTCAAGGCACTCCCGGCGATGTTTGCTCATGAAATACGCTTAATCCAATACTTACAGGCCCACGAACTAAACCATACGCCATCAGTGTTAGCGCTTGAGCCACAACAAGCCTGGATGCTCTTGCCTGATTTTGCAGCACCAACCCTCAATCAAAGCACCAACCTTGAGCAATGGCAACGCAGCCTTGAAGCTTATGCTCAATTGCAAATCCGCCAAATTCCCAAACGTGAGCAGCTTGCAGCCTGTGGCTTAGCAATTCGCCCGCTAAGTTGGCTAATCGATCAGATTGAGCCATTGCTTAATGACCATCAAGCGATGCTCTTAGACCAATCATGGGGATTAACATCGGCTGAATTAGCACAACTCCAAGCAGCGATTCCCCAATTAAAGGCCGCTTGTTGTAGCTTGCAAGCCTTCAATCTTCCCGATACGCTTGAACATGGCGATCTTGGAGCAAGCAATATCATCATTGCAGCACAACGTACAATTTTTACTGATTGGTCGGATGCTAGCATTAGTCAACCATTTTTTAGCCTTGGGCTGCTGCTTGAAGGTATTGAGCAACGATTTAGCAGTATTCTGAATGTACGCGAAACCTTAATTCAAAGCTATCTTAATATATGGGTTGAGCAGTTTGGGCTAGAGTATGCTCAATTGCGGCAAGCCTATCAGCACGCCGCGATCTTGACACCAATCCATCAAGCTCTAACCTATCAGCATTGGATCAAGCCCTATCTCTATGCACCATGGGAGATGGAAGCAATGATACCAGCCTACCTGCGCCAATTAATCTCACTGCTCGAATGCTAG